The Magnolia sinica isolate HGM2019 chromosome 10, MsV1, whole genome shotgun sequence genome includes a window with the following:
- the LOC131217250 gene encoding nucleotide-sugar uncharacterized transporter 2-like, with amino-acid sequence MLCSRKMLNFFIRKDVRKLLKRKDSNAGERGRALEDLRASLYNELRTSEGAKRQQQRMCGPTVALSFNFFVSVGIIMMNKLVLGKVGFNYPIFLTFIHYILSWFLMGVLNVFSLLPASPPSKSTPFSSLLALGIVMSLSNGLANISLKFNSVGFYQMAKIAVTPTIVLAEFVLFRKTVSFQKVLSLTVVSIGVAVATVTDLQFHFFGACVALAWIIPSAVNKILWSNLQQQDNWTALALMWKTTPITLFFLMMLMPWLDPPGVLSFDWNLPNSSAIFISAALGFLLQWSGALALGATSATTHVVLGQFKTCIILLGGFLLFNSNPGISSICGAATALAGMSVYTYLNLLDSRLQATKLSPRQSSFPLAKSKFSKENSETQNGNCGGDFV; translated from the exons GAAGAGCACTAGAAGACCTGAGAGCTTCTTTATATAATGAGCTGCGGACGTCCGAAGGCGCGAAGCGTCAACAACAGCGCATGTGTGGTCCGACAGTAGCCCTGTCTTTCAATTTCTTCGTTTCCGTTGGTATTATCATGATGAACAAATTG GTGCTTGGCAAAGTCGGATTTAATTATCCTATATTTCTCACATTCATCCACTACATCTTGAGCTGGTTCCTAATGGGTGTTTTGAATGTGTTTTCACTTCTTCCCGCATCTCCTCCTTCAAAGTCGACCCCATTTTCTTCTCTATTGGCTCTCGGCATTGTCATGTCTCTATCTAATGGCCTTGCCAATATCAGCTTGAAGTTTAATAG CGTGGGTTTTTATCAGATGGCTAAGATTGCTGTAACTCCAACTATTGTCCTTGCGGAATTCGTGCTTTTCAGGAAGACAGTTTCTTTCCAAAAG GTATTATCACTTACTGTTGTATCTATAGGTGTTGCTGTGGCGACTGTTACCGATCTCCAATTCCACTTCTTCGGTGCCTGTGTAGCATTGGCTTGGATAATTCCGAGTGCAGTCAATAAGATCCTTTGGTCCAATCTACAACAACAGGATAATTGGACAGCCTTAGC GTTGATGTGGAAGACTACACCGATCACCCTGTTCTTTCTGATGATGTTGATGCCTTGGCTTGACCCGCCTGGCGTTCTGTCCTTCGATTGGAACTTACCTAATTCATCTGCTATCTTCATATCAGCAGCCCTTGGCTTCCTGCTTCAATGGTCTGGTGCTTTGGCACTTGG GGCGACTTCTGCGACAACTCATGTTGTTCTCGGGCAGTTCAAAACATGCATCATCCTTCTCGGAGGCTTCCTTCTTTTCAATTCCAATCCAGGCATTTCAAGCATCTGTGGGGCTGCCACGGCTCTTGCTGGTATGTCTGTCTACACTTACCTTAACTTGCTTGATTCCCGTCTGCAGGCAACTAAGCTGTCTCCCCGACAATCGTCCTTCCCCTTAGCAAAATCCAAATTTAGCAAGGAAAACAGTGAGACCCAAAATGGTAATTGTGGTGGAGATTTTGtctaa